The Insulibacter thermoxylanivorax genome segment CAACCGATATAGAATCAGATTTTATCATCAGGTCTTATCCGAATCATCTTGACTGTGAATTAACTTGAGCTTCTCGGCTCGAGTTAATTTTTTGATGGCAGCTTCCCGCTGCATGGCTTCAGATTTGCTCTTGCAGACTTCTTGGTAGACGAGGGCAACGGGCAGCCTGGAGC includes the following:
- a CDS encoding GIY-YIG nuclease family protein; amino-acid sequence: MLQCADQSIYTGYTVDLKKRLAAHNAGKASRYTRSRLPVALVYQEVCKSKSEAMQREAAIKKLTRAEKLKLIHSQDDSDKT